CGTTATTACATTATGATCGTGTCGATTAACGTGAGTATCATTTTTGGAAGAAAATAATTTTGCGATGATGTGCGAATTAAATTTTCAGTGGGTCAATGGAACACTAGGCTTTTTGGTGGAGAGCCCAACCGCATCTAAGCTTACCAAGAGCGTAAGCAAGCATTGAATCAGATTTAAGCCTTTTCGCCTCCATTACTCAAGTTGACAAGTAAATATTTTCCTGTTATTTAAAAAGGCTCTCGATTGTACTTAGAGAAAATCCACGATAATTATCAAGTGGATAGCAATTTACAAGCTCCTTAGCTATGGAGGCACTTTTATACACCCAATAATGGTTGTAAAAGCATGCCTTTGGTTATCAAAACTTAGTCTCAAGTGTGAGTGGATGACTGATATAACGAGACAGTTAGTAACGGGGCAACGTTGGATCCACCTCTTGAGCCCAGGCGTCAATACCTCCTGTCACGTTGATTGCGAAGATTCCATGCTCAGCAAGCAGTTGAGCGGCTTTCGCCGATCGCATCCCTAACTTGCAGTGCACAAAAAGACGGCGCCCTTCTGCCAAGGATCGGACTTGCTCAATCGCTTCTCCGCTTTCGATCGTGGAGAGCGGAATCAGCACCGCAGAAGGAATCACAACAATCTCTGCTTCAGCCGGGTTACGCACATCAACAAGCGCCAAATCCCCAGCATCTCCTTCAAGAAGAGCCTTGAGCTCAGTAACACTGATCGTTTCCATCACAGAAGGATCCATCTCAGTTGTGGCTGCACTACAGAACTGCGAGTAGTCAATCAGGTCCTTGATCGGAGCACGATCAAGATCCCGCCGCAGCGTGAGTTCTCGAAAACGCATAGATAGAGCATCCACCACCAGCAAACGGCCATCGAGGCAACGACCAATGCCAGTGATCAACTTGATCGTTTCAGTGGCCTGAAGGAGGCCAATCAAACCCGGCATCACACCCATCACCCCTGCCTCTGAGCATGAGGGGATCGCACCAGGCGAAGGGGGAACAGGCAACAAATCGCGGAAATTAGGACTTTCAGGATTGCAATTGAAAACAGTGACCTGACCTTCAAAGCGTTGAACAGAGCCATAAATCAATGGCTTATCTGACAACACACAGGCGTCATTGATTAAGTATCGGCTGGCGAAATTGTCGGTTCCGTCGCAGACAACGTCGTAGTCCGCGATCAGATCCATCACATTGGTGATATCAAGCATCACGTCGTGCACATCAATCTGGCAATGAGGGTTGAGCGCATGAACACTCTCTGCGGCAGATCTGGCTTTAGAGCGACCGACAGCATCGGAGCGATGAATCACTTGACGCTGCAGATTCGAGAGCTCAACAGCATCTCCATCAACGATGCCAATACGACCAACCCCTGCTGCAGCTAAATAAAGGAGAAGGGGGGAGCCCAAACCTCCTGCGCCAACACAGAGCACTGCTGCAGCCTTAAGCCGCTCCTGACCAGCAAGGCCAACTTCCGGAAGAATGAGATGTCGGGCGTAACGCCCCCGCTCATCAGAGGACAGGCTCTGATTTGGGGTGGGATGACTTGGCTGCATAGGTGTGATTTTCCCAGACCTCAATCGGGATTTCGAGGGGATGCCGATCAGCACCCAACCACCAGGCACGCAGCTCTCGCATCCCAGACAAAATCAACATCAGCTGGTTGGGTTCCGCCCAAGCACAGTCCCGCGTTGACGGTTCTGGTGCCGTTTTGGGGTGGGAATGGCAGACACCCAAGACCTCCAACCCATGCACCCGGGCCCAACGCTGCGCTGCAATTTGTTCACGAGGATCCAACACAAACCGGGTCTCAAGATCTCCTAGAGCAT
The DNA window shown above is from Synechococcus sp. CC9902 and carries:
- a CDS encoding M67 family metallopeptidase, which produces MASLMGSVEFLTHSAERIGGEPFAPSLLGLDLQCLTVLERSLLAVKPQEGCGLLLGTGLRTPRLRLVTLWPACNAWKKSDWVNDALGDLETRFVLDPREQIAAQRWARVHGLEVLGVCHSHPKTAPEPSTRDCAWAEPNQLMLILSGMRELRAWWLGADRHPLEIPIEVWENHTYAAKSSHPKSEPVL
- the moeB gene encoding molybdopterin-synthase adenylyltransferase MoeB — translated: MQPSHPTPNQSLSSDERGRYARHLILPEVGLAGQERLKAAAVLCVGAGGLGSPLLLYLAAAGVGRIGIVDGDAVELSNLQRQVIHRSDAVGRSKARSAAESVHALNPHCQIDVHDVMLDITNVMDLIADYDVVCDGTDNFASRYLINDACVLSDKPLIYGSVQRFEGQVTVFNCNPESPNFRDLLPVPPSPGAIPSCSEAGVMGVMPGLIGLLQATETIKLITGIGRCLDGRLLVVDALSMRFRELTLRRDLDRAPIKDLIDYSQFCSAATTEMDPSVMETISVTELKALLEGDAGDLALVDVRNPAEAEIVVIPSAVLIPLSTIESGEAIEQVRSLAEGRRLFVHCKLGMRSAKAAQLLAEHGIFAINVTGGIDAWAQEVDPTLPRY